One Gemmatimonadota bacterium genomic region harbors:
- a CDS encoding PEP-CTERM sorting domain-containing protein, which yields MTGKISRTAMVLAGLAAALATPARSEAQACTAGPLSAYLASAGLGCTFGGVRMNQFSSTAFAGSASNISVNPFTMQGPPGYTWVGFSIRFGSGLSFQKEAPLDFAFMSNGAPLYGLLANQNLVGAPTYASTLRGRLTGDGGTYRGFDRINASLARTLQACGKLGSNPIQCQQGTSEWSGAMLPDGDNSYNVDATSWVGQQGVPYDYTIAVLADQSTVAPEPATILLLSTGLGGVGAMVRRRKRA from the coding sequence ATGACCGGCAAGATCTCCCGAACCGCCATGGTGCTCGCAGGACTCGCGGCCGCGCTGGCGACCCCGGCTCGTAGCGAGGCCCAGGCGTGTACTGCCGGGCCGTTGAGCGCCTACCTCGCCTCCGCCGGGCTGGGCTGCACCTTTGGAGGGGTGCGCATGAACCAGTTCAGCAGCACGGCCTTCGCCGGCTCTGCCTCCAACATCTCCGTGAATCCGTTCACGATGCAGGGGCCCCCGGGATACACCTGGGTGGGCTTCTCGATCCGCTTCGGGTCCGGCCTTTCGTTCCAGAAGGAAGCGCCGCTGGATTTCGCCTTCATGTCGAACGGCGCCCCGCTGTACGGGCTCCTCGCCAACCAGAACCTGGTCGGTGCCCCGACCTATGCGTCGACGCTGCGCGGTCGGCTCACCGGTGACGGCGGGACCTACCGTGGGTTTGATCGCATCAACGCGTCGCTGGCCCGGACGCTCCAAGCCTGCGGGAAGCTCGGCAGCAACCCGATCCAGTGCCAACAGGGTACCTCCGAATGGTCCGGCGCCATGCTGCCCGACGGCGACAACAGCTACAACGTCGACGCCACCAGCTGGGTCGGTCAGCAGGGCGTGCCGTACGACTACACGATCGCCGTCCTCGCCGACCAGTCCACGGTTGCGCCGGAGCCGGCCACGATTCTCCTGCTCTCGACCGGACTCGGTGGTGTGGGTGCGATGGTCCGTCGCCGGAAGCGCGCCTAG
- a CDS encoding YdeI/OmpD-associated family protein gives MTAPKVPGPTHFPTAGAFRTWLATHHSEKSELIVGFYKKDSGRGGITYAEALDEALCHGWIDGVRRAVDAASFSVRFTPRRPKSYWSRVNRAKVELLLAAGRMTPAGLAAWERRDAVPPDQYSFERTPQRLPQAMERAFRKDAAAWAWFSSRVAGYQRLAVHWVVSAKQEATRARRLATLISSSAAGQPMPGYLAGTPGAARDTTRAGQEKATGRSPRPAAPPHPTTKARPR, from the coding sequence ATGACCGCTCCCAAGGTGCCCGGACCTACCCATTTCCCAACGGCGGGAGCCTTTCGCACCTGGCTGGCGACCCATCATTCCGAAAAATCGGAGCTGATTGTCGGTTTCTACAAGAAGGACTCTGGCCGCGGAGGCATCACGTACGCTGAGGCCCTCGACGAAGCGCTGTGCCACGGGTGGATCGATGGCGTGCGCCGCGCGGTGGACGCGGCGTCGTTCTCCGTGCGATTCACCCCGCGCCGGCCGAAGAGCTACTGGAGCCGCGTAAATCGGGCCAAGGTCGAACTGCTCCTGGCCGCGGGTCGCATGACGCCCGCCGGACTGGCAGCATGGGAACGACGCGACGCGGTGCCGCCAGACCAGTATTCCTTTGAAAGGACACCGCAACGCCTGCCGCAGGCGATGGAGCGGGCGTTCCGGAAGGATGCGGCGGCGTGGGCCTGGTTCTCGTCACGGGTCGCTGGCTACCAGCGACTGGCCGTCCATTGGGTGGTCAGCGCCAAGCAGGAGGCGACCCGGGCGCGTCGACTCGCGACCCTCATCAGCTCCTCCGCGGCCGGCCAGCCCATGCCGGGATACCTCGCCGGAACTCCGGGGGCGGCGCGAGACACGACGCGCGCAGGGCAAGAAAAAGCGACGGGCCGCTCCCCGCGGCCCGCCGCTCCCCCACACCCCACTACGAAAGCACGTCCTCGCTAG
- a CDS encoding membrane dipeptidase, with protein sequence MHRRTFVSHTALLGATAALRPSLATAQPGQRPLIMDAMGELRNEYDDALIRDMLATGMRAITVTLCDPKPIGAEGLELAIDGVVEYDRMIAGRSAFFLKATSVRQIDEARRQGKMAVFYLFQNSDQFGAHLDRVDVFYRLGVRSSQITYNERNRAGTGCRAGEEGGLTPFGRDLVEKMNAVGMLVDLSHANQRTMADTAAASRKPVIISHTACMAVHQNIRNSTDEVIRAVAKGGGVIGVCQMRPFLTRKKEDNLHAYFDHIDHAVKVAGIEHVGIGSDRDHRVITLTPEYLAELKKEEGSQVVDSDLPYFINELNGPRRMEVVRRGLEQRKYRAADIDRIMGGNVYRVYREVVG encoded by the coding sequence ATGCACCGACGAACCTTCGTCTCGCACACGGCCCTCCTGGGAGCCACCGCCGCCTTGCGTCCCTCGCTGGCAACCGCCCAGCCCGGGCAGCGGCCGCTCATCATGGACGCGATGGGTGAACTGCGCAACGAGTACGACGATGCCCTCATCCGGGACATGCTCGCGACCGGGATGCGGGCCATCACGGTCACCTTGTGCGATCCCAAGCCGATCGGTGCTGAGGGGCTCGAGCTGGCGATCGATGGGGTGGTGGAATACGACCGAATGATCGCCGGACGCTCGGCCTTCTTCCTCAAGGCGACGTCGGTCCGGCAGATCGACGAGGCTCGTCGTCAGGGGAAGATGGCGGTCTTCTACCTCTTCCAGAACTCGGATCAGTTTGGCGCTCACCTGGATCGCGTGGACGTCTTCTACCGGCTGGGAGTGCGGAGTTCGCAGATCACCTACAACGAGCGCAACCGCGCGGGCACCGGGTGCCGAGCGGGCGAGGAGGGCGGGCTGACGCCATTCGGGCGCGACCTGGTGGAGAAGATGAACGCGGTCGGCATGCTGGTGGACCTCTCACACGCAAACCAGCGGACGATGGCGGACACGGCCGCGGCCTCGCGCAAGCCGGTGATCATCTCGCACACGGCGTGCATGGCGGTGCACCAGAACATCCGGAACAGCACCGATGAGGTGATCCGTGCGGTGGCAAAGGGTGGAGGGGTCATCGGTGTTTGCCAGATGCGGCCGTTCCTCACCAGGAAGAAAGAGGACAACCTGCACGCCTACTTTGACCACATCGACCACGCGGTGAAGGTTGCCGGCATAGAGCATGTGGGCATTGGGAGCGATCGCGACCACCGCGTGATCACCTTGACGCCCGAGTACCTCGCGGAACTCAAGAAGGAGGAAGGATCGCAAGTGGTGGACAGCGACCTGCCGTACTTCATTAATGAGCTGAACGGTCCCCGCCGCATGGAGGTAGTGCGCCGCGGCCTGGAACAGCGGAAGTATCGCGCGGCCGACATCGACCGGATCATGGGGGGGAATGTGTACCGGGTGTACCGGGAGGTGGTGGGGTGA
- a CDS encoding peptidoglycan DD-metalloendopeptidase family protein produces the protein MARVLSGSRVWRLGLGAACVFLAACDGDAWRGRVRVLTPHEQYAASLHAAGLDSTALGREWLAASDSALRAPIPMPLPAREAGYFTRAEARAVAYQLRLGRGRRLEVSFDQVEGLATRVFVDLFRVTADTVLPLAHVGTARADSTGRLVLREDVEDSTTFLLRVQPELLREGRYELVVRAEPILVFPVAGHGNRAVQSFWGMERDGGRRQHEGIDIFAKRGTPVVASVDGMIRSTRPNNLGGKVVWLSDPVRRQSLYYAHLDSVAVLEGDGVRRGDTLGFVGNTGNAKTTRPHLHFGIYRRGSGAMDPFPWVRLPVSDAVAVAADTTRLGAVLASGSPAPTLRRWAAYGADSVRTLPVGTPVQVVGAQGSWYRVQLATGEVGYVTPRALGRQVAAGHPRDAVLAATPLATDARATPTP, from the coding sequence GTGGCACGGGTGCTGAGCGGCTCGCGCGTGTGGCGTCTCGGCCTCGGCGCGGCGTGCGTCTTTCTCGCGGCGTGCGACGGGGACGCGTGGCGCGGGCGGGTGCGAGTGCTCACGCCGCATGAGCAATATGCGGCCTCATTGCACGCGGCCGGGCTGGACTCGACCGCGTTAGGCAGGGAATGGCTGGCGGCCAGCGATAGCGCGTTGCGTGCCCCGATTCCCATGCCGCTGCCGGCGCGCGAGGCGGGGTACTTCACGCGCGCCGAGGCGCGGGCGGTGGCGTATCAGCTGCGCCTGGGCCGGGGCCGTCGATTGGAGGTCTCATTCGACCAGGTGGAGGGGCTCGCGACGCGGGTGTTTGTGGACCTCTTTCGCGTGACCGCGGATACCGTGCTGCCCCTCGCCCACGTGGGCACGGCGCGTGCCGATTCCACGGGACGGCTCGTGCTGCGCGAAGACGTGGAAGATTCCACGACCTTCCTCCTCCGCGTCCAGCCAGAGTTGCTGCGCGAAGGTCGCTACGAGCTGGTCGTGCGCGCGGAACCGATCCTCGTCTTCCCGGTGGCCGGCCACGGCAATCGCGCAGTGCAGAGCTTCTGGGGAATGGAACGTGATGGCGGGCGCCGACAACATGAGGGGATCGACATCTTCGCCAAGCGCGGGACTCCCGTCGTGGCCAGCGTGGACGGGATGATCCGCTCCACGCGGCCAAACAACCTGGGTGGCAAGGTCGTGTGGCTGTCTGACCCGGTGCGCCGCCAGAGCCTCTACTACGCGCACCTCGACTCGGTCGCCGTCCTGGAAGGGGATGGCGTGCGCCGCGGCGACACCCTCGGCTTCGTCGGCAATACAGGAAATGCGAAAACGACGCGCCCGCACCTGCACTTCGGGATCTACCGACGCGGATCGGGGGCGATGGACCCCTTTCCGTGGGTGCGCTTGCCGGTGAGCGATGCCGTGGCGGTCGCGGCCGATACGACGCGCCTCGGCGCCGTGCTCGCGTCGGGCAGCCCGGCCCCCACCCTGCGTCGCTGGGCGGCGTATGGCGCCGACAGCGTGCGGACCCTCCCGGTGGGCACCCCGGTGCAGGTCGTGGGTGCACAGGGGAGTTGGTACCGCGTCCAACTCGCCACGGGTGAGGTGGGGTACGTCACGCCGCGCGCCCTCGGCCGACAGGTCGCCGCCGGGCACCCACGGGACGCCGTGTTGGCGGCGACCCCACTGGCCACGGACGCTCGGGCGACGCCTACCCCATGA
- a CDS encoding alpha-L-fucosidase translates to MKRRGFVAALGAGVLTRRVPLPNAAGRPVPTPAQLRWQREELSAFVHFGVNTYTDREWGDGTEDPRLFRPDGFDADVLVRQAVSAGVRSLVITAKHHDGFCLWPTALTRHSVASSPWRDGQGDVVGDLARACRAQGIGFGVYLSPWDRHDPSYGDSPRYMDLYIAQLEELLTRYGRLVEVWFDGANGEGPNGRRQVYDWGRIHGTVRRLQPDAVMFSDAGPDVRWIGNERGVAGETCWSTIDPAVVPFAGFDAPWVGDVLQQGHRDGAAWRPGETDVSIRPGWFYHASQDAQVRSVDNLLQLYFTSVGRNSKLLLNVPPTRDGTWHANDLRALDGFAVRRRAIFTRDLAIGASVKSASALPGRGAARVVDGSPDSWWEASGTGDTATLELTLPRPETATVVRLAEPIATGQLIERFEVEALDAAGDAWWQVASGTTIGYARLARFDARRVQRLRVRLWSSLGAARLSQVSLYHDPPT, encoded by the coding sequence ATGAAACGACGCGGCTTCGTCGCAGCGTTAGGCGCCGGCGTGTTGACCCGCCGCGTCCCGCTCCCGAACGCGGCGGGTCGCCCCGTACCAACGCCTGCGCAGCTCCGCTGGCAGCGAGAGGAGCTGTCCGCCTTCGTGCACTTTGGCGTCAATACCTACACCGATCGGGAATGGGGGGATGGCACCGAGGATCCGCGCCTCTTCCGGCCCGATGGCTTTGACGCCGACGTCCTGGTCCGACAGGCGGTGAGCGCTGGTGTTCGGTCGTTGGTCATCACGGCGAAACACCATGACGGCTTCTGTCTCTGGCCGACCGCCCTGACGCGCCACTCCGTGGCGTCGAGCCCTTGGCGCGACGGGCAAGGCGACGTCGTCGGCGACCTCGCGCGCGCCTGTCGCGCGCAGGGGATCGGGTTCGGTGTGTACCTCTCGCCGTGGGACCGTCACGATCCGTCGTACGGTGATTCCCCCCGGTACATGGACCTCTACATCGCGCAGTTGGAGGAGTTGCTGACGCGGTATGGCCGACTCGTCGAGGTCTGGTTCGACGGCGCGAACGGGGAAGGCCCCAACGGCCGGCGGCAGGTGTACGACTGGGGGCGCATCCACGGGACCGTGCGGCGGCTGCAACCGGACGCAGTGATGTTCTCCGACGCCGGCCCTGACGTACGCTGGATCGGGAACGAGCGCGGGGTCGCGGGCGAAACGTGCTGGAGCACCATCGACCCGGCCGTGGTGCCGTTCGCGGGGTTCGATGCCCCGTGGGTGGGCGACGTGCTGCAGCAGGGACATCGCGATGGGGCGGCGTGGCGACCGGGCGAGACCGACGTCTCGATTCGGCCGGGGTGGTTCTACCACGCGTCGCAGGACGCGCAGGTGCGCTCGGTCGACAACCTCCTGCAGCTCTACTTCACGTCCGTGGGTCGCAACAGCAAGTTGCTGCTCAACGTTCCGCCGACGCGCGACGGGACCTGGCACGCGAACGACCTGCGCGCCCTCGACGGGTTCGCCGTGCGGCGCCGGGCGATCTTCACGCGCGACCTGGCTATTGGCGCCAGCGTCAAGTCGGCGTCGGCCCTCCCAGGTCGAGGGGCGGCCCGGGTCGTGGATGGTTCACCCGATTCCTGGTGGGAAGCGTCGGGCACCGGCGACACGGCAACCCTTGAGCTGACCCTTCCACGTCCGGAAACGGCGACGGTCGTGCGCCTCGCCGAGCCCATTGCCACCGGGCAGCTGATCGAGCGCTTCGAGGTCGAGGCGCTGGATGCGGCCGGTGACGCCTGGTGGCAGGTCGCGTCGGGCACCACGATCGGGTATGCACGACTGGCGCGGTTCGACGCGCGCCGCGTGCAGCGCCTTCGGGTGCGGCTCTGGTCATCGTTAGGTGCGGCCCGACTCTCACAGGTGTCGCTGTACCACGACCCGCCGACCTGA